From Elaeis guineensis isolate ETL-2024a chromosome 16, EG11, whole genome shotgun sequence, a single genomic window includes:
- the LOC105059025 gene encoding 25.3 kDa vesicle transport protein SEC22-1, producing MVKLTLVGRLSDGMPLSQTPTYLTEDNEVSSLYRQKGELVLKEIAAGALTNSKMTILIDHHCFHYLIGNEVCYITLCESRYPRKLAFYYLQDLQKEFKKFDVKVVESFTKPYAFTRFDYVIGNIRKQYLDTRTQANLFKLNSDHRQDLDMVTEEFSKLISNYKTSGSEARACPVILQQESTLWSSKLLEEVALKWTPITILVIATALLLWTSIVLTEYNMLTAW from the exons ATGGTTAAACTAACCTTGGTGGGGAGACTGAGTGATGGGATGCCTCTATCTCAAACACCAACCTACTTGACTGAAGACAATGAAGTCTCATCATTGTATAGGCAGAAAGGTGAGCTTGTGCTAAAGGAGATTGCAGCAGGAGCTTTGACAAATTCCAAAATGACCATTCTCATTGATCACCATTGTTTTCA CTATCTGATAGGAAACGAAGTTTGCTACATCACACTCTGCGAATCCAGGTATCCGAGAAAATTGGCATTCTATTATCTTCAGGATCTGCAAAAGGAGTTCAAGAAGTTTGACGTCAAGGTTGTGGAGTCATTCACAAAGCCATATGCATTCACAAGATTTG ATTATGTGATTGGAAATATAAGAAAGCAATACTTGGACACAAGAACTCAAGCCAATCTATTTAAGCTGAACTCTGACCATAGGCAAGATCTTGATATGGTTACAGAAGAATTCTCCAAATTGATTAGCAATTATAAAACTTCAG GATCTGAAGCAAGGGCATGTCCAGTCATCCTTCAACAAGAATCAACACTGTGGAGTTCCAAGCTTCTTGAA GAGGTTGCTCTTAAATGGACACCCATTACAATCCTTGTCATCGCCACAGCACTCCTCTTATGGACCAGCATTGTCCTCACAGAATACAACATGTTAACAGCTTGGTGA
- the LOC105059026 gene encoding DEAD-box ATP-dependent RNA helicase 8: MNPRGRYPPGIGNGGGGNYGANSNYYERNPQLQQHYIPRNQIQSHQNQQFQQQQQQQQQWLRRNQMGSNSGSSAAAAKSVQPDAVDSSSQDWKAQLKIPPPDTRYKTEDVTGTKGNEFEDYFLKRELLMGIYEKGFERPSPIQEESIPIALTGSDILARAKNGTGKTAAFCIPALEKIDQDYNVIQVVILVPTRELALQTSQVCKELGKYLEIQVMVTTGGTSLKDDIMRLYQPVHLLVGTPGRILDLAKKGVCILKDCAMLIMDEADKLLSPEFQPSIEQLICFLPANRQILMFSATFPVTVKQFKDRYLPKPYIINLMDELTLKGITQYYAFVEERQKVHCLNTLFSKLQINQSIIFCNSVNRVELLAKKITELGYSCFYIHAKMLQDHRNRVFHDFRNGACRNLVCTDLFTRGIDIQAVNVVINFDFPKNSETYLHRVGRSGRFGHLGLAVNLITYEDRFNLYRIEQELGTEIKQIPPQIDQAIYCR; the protein is encoded by the exons ATGAATCCGCGAGGAAGATATCCTCCCGGCATCGGCAACGGTGGTGGGGGGAACTATGGAGCTAACTCTAATTACTATGAGAGAAATCCCCAGCTGCAGCAGCACTATATTCCGAGGAATCAAATACAGAGCCACCAGAATCAGCAATTCCAacagcaacagcaacaacagcagcAATGGTTGAGAAGGAATCAAATGGGAAGCAATTCTGGCAGCAGCGCGGCAGCTGCAAAATCTGTTCAACCTGATGCCGTTGATTCCAG TTCTCAAGATTGGAAGGCACAGTTGAAGATACCACCACCTGACACACGTTACAAGACTGAG GATGTTACTGGAACTAAAGGAAATGAATTTGAAGACTATTTTCTGAAACGGGAGCTGCTTATGGGGATATATGAAAAGGGATTTGAGAGACCTTCTCCTATTCAGGAAGAAAGCATTCCAATTGCATTAACTGGCAGTGATATTCTTGCCAGAGCTAAAAACGGGACTGGGAAAACAGCTGCTTTTTGCATTCCTGCGCTggaaaaaattgatcaagattATAATGTCATTCAAG TTGTTATATTGGTTCCCACTCGAGAATTAGCACTTCAGACATCGCAAGTTTGCAAGGAACTTGGAAAATATTTGGAGATTCAAGTTATGGTCACTACTGGAGGAACCAGCTTGAAAGATGACATTATGCGTTTGTACCAGCCTGTACATTTACTTGTTGGAACCCCAGGTCGCATACTTGATCTCGCAAAAAAAGGTGTTTGCATTCTGAAGGATTGCGCAATGCTCATTATGGATGAG GCAGACAAACTTCTATCTCCAGAGTTTCAGCCTTCGATAGAACAGCTGATATGTTTTCTTCCTGCAAATCGGCAGATATTAATGTTTTCGGCAACATTTCCTGTAACAGTGAAGCAATTTAAAGACCGATATCTGCCAAAACCTTATATAATTAATCTTATGGACGAACTTACTCTAAAGGGAATAACACAATATTATGCTTTTGTAGAAGAAAGACAAAAGGTTCACTGTCTCAATACCCTTTTCTCAAAG CTTCAAATAAACCAATCTATCATATTCTGCAATTCGGTTAATCGGGTAGAACTATTGGCAAAGAAAATCACGGAGCTTGGTTATTCCTGCTTTTACATTCATGCTAAGATGTTGCAAGACCATCGGAATCGAGTCTTTCATGACTTTCGTAATGGTGCATGCAGGAATCTCGTTTGTACAG ATCTTTTTACAAGGGGTATTGACATTCAAGCTGTTAACGTTGTTATCAACTTTGATTTTCCCAAGAACTCTGAGACATATCTCCACCGG GTTGGGCGTTCAGGAAGGTTTGGTCACCTTGGTTTAGCAGTTAACCTGATCACATATGAGGATCGTTTCAACTT GTATAGGATTGAGCAAGAACTTGGAACTGAGATAAAGCAGATTCCTCCTCAGATAGATCAGGCTATCTACTGCAGATGA